The proteins below come from a single Verrucomicrobiota bacterium genomic window:
- a CDS encoding glycosyltransferase family 61 protein: MGLIVKLRTRLRRYRKLALAWNKFHTTLRKYWLQSFAMRALRKVSPVNSRFGPVKGVFSAYEELRQGRLRGRILLHEQPTPPAAPDSLRKRCRFDKKQDECQPWPIFWSYHPEARLVTQTLALQDNQKRLCLEAVFRDHLPYDPAYQYLVLPKPVRLKGNWTSVVSRWQDGFGHWFFDVVPRLALLAEFPPDTQILAPPELPGYQWETLRWLGLAERVRPTPERHLILEHYYFSPPTILTGCYNPYGVFFLRRSFLCRAARDYEPPRRFFVRRVGKTRGMLNEDEVAAYLERAGWAIVNPEGMPMEKQIKLFAEAEAVCAAHGAALTHLVWARPGCRVYEICVDNYLNGCFEGLAEAVGSHYRFMVCPGDRENQFHVSLAELEKLLLPEDRPTR, from the coding sequence ATGGGTCTTATCGTCAAACTCCGCACGCGCCTTCGGCGGTATCGCAAACTGGCGCTGGCCTGGAATAAATTTCATACGACGTTGCGCAAGTATTGGCTGCAAAGTTTCGCTATGCGGGCGTTGCGCAAGGTTTCCCCGGTAAATTCCCGGTTCGGCCCCGTTAAAGGCGTCTTTTCAGCGTATGAGGAGCTTCGTCAGGGGCGTTTGCGCGGGCGCATTCTGCTCCACGAGCAACCCACCCCGCCAGCCGCTCCGGATTCGTTGCGAAAACGCTGTCGCTTTGATAAGAAACAGGATGAGTGCCAGCCGTGGCCCATTTTTTGGAGTTACCATCCCGAAGCCCGTTTGGTGACTCAAACGCTGGCGTTACAGGATAATCAGAAGCGACTCTGCCTCGAGGCGGTCTTTCGGGATCATTTGCCATACGACCCGGCTTATCAGTATCTGGTCTTGCCGAAGCCGGTGCGGTTGAAAGGGAACTGGACCAGTGTGGTTTCCCGGTGGCAGGACGGCTTTGGGCACTGGTTTTTTGATGTGGTCCCCCGGTTGGCACTGTTGGCCGAGTTCCCGCCCGACACGCAAATCCTGGCACCGCCTGAACTACCTGGTTACCAATGGGAAACGTTGCGCTGGCTGGGTTTGGCCGAACGCGTGCGGCCTACCCCCGAGCGGCACCTGATCTTGGAACATTATTATTTCAGTCCGCCAACCATTCTCACCGGTTGTTATAATCCGTATGGGGTGTTTTTTTTGCGGCGCAGTTTTTTATGCCGGGCCGCCCGTGATTACGAGCCGCCACGCCGTTTTTTTGTGCGGCGGGTGGGTAAAACCCGGGGGATGCTGAATGAAGACGAGGTGGCGGCCTACCTAGAGCGGGCCGGATGGGCCATTGTGAACCCCGAAGGCATGCCGATGGAGAAGCAGATCAAATTATTTGCTGAGGCGGAGGCTGTTTGTGCTGCCCATGGTGCAGCCTTAACCCACTTGGTCTGGGCTCGCCCCGGCTGCCGGGTTTATGAAATCTGCGTGGATAACTATTTAAACGGCTGTTTTGAAGGTCTCGCGGAAGCGGTGGGGAGCCACTACCGCTTCATGGTATGCCCCGGCGACCGGGAAAATCAGTTTCACGTCAGTTTGGCCGAGTTGGAGAAGCTGTTGTTGCCAGAGGACCGCCCAACCCGTTAG
- a CDS encoding dTDP-4-dehydrorhamnose 3,5-epimerase family protein, whose protein sequence is MKQFKLPDRKRIEGVVVKNLKVIADERGRLMEILRCDDPDFVKFGQVYITTAYPGVVKAWHYHKQQIDNFAVVKGMIKLVLCDYREAGPTYKMVNEFFLGEHNPILVKIPNGVVHGFKGIGETEAIIVNTCTELYDYKAPDEYRIPPFENDIPYDWNVRCDG, encoded by the coding sequence ATGAAGCAATTTAAACTACCCGACCGGAAAAGAATTGAGGGCGTCGTCGTCAAGAACTTGAAAGTGATCGCTGACGAACGCGGACGTTTGATGGAAATATTACGCTGTGACGACCCGGATTTCGTGAAGTTTGGCCAGGTTTATATTACCACCGCCTATCCCGGAGTGGTCAAAGCGTGGCATTATCACAAACAGCAAATTGATAATTTCGCCGTGGTAAAGGGGATGATCAAATTGGTCTTGTGTGATTATCGCGAGGCCGGCCCGACTTACAAAATGGTCAATGAATTCTTCCTGGGCGAGCATAATCCAATCCTCGTCAAGATTCCCAACGGGGTAGTCCACGGGTTTAAGGGCATTGGGGAGACGGAAGCGATTATTGTGAACACCTGCACCGAGCTATATGATTATAAAGCGCCGGATGAATATCGAATCCCGCCCTTTGAAAATGATATCCCGTACGATTGGAACGTCCGGTGCGACGGCTGA
- a CDS encoding NAD(P)-dependent oxidoreductase has protein sequence MKIVITGAAGLLGKALIALAPAEHELHKFTCNHHPDAIGNWYSLNLTTGAGLDLIYSIKPDIIIHCAAIGNVDYAQKNHHEAININLSATIDLIKLCADINCKLVNISTNAVFDGHKAPYSDDDLLSPINYYGISKAGAEYAVKYSKIDWIIIRPILMYGIPNQGRRGNWVTVWRDKFRAGQTCQVVNDIITQPLYNADCAKVVWEAIRQQAYGEIFNVAGKDIIPTVDFAYAVADAVKAPRSLIQPVPSSFFPSIAPRPANTTYNLNKINTRLGIYTVGVREGVGIVLGEKPI, from the coding sequence GTGAAAATCGTAATCACCGGCGCGGCAGGATTGCTTGGCAAGGCGTTAATCGCATTAGCGCCCGCCGAGCATGAATTACACAAATTCACCTGCAATCACCATCCCGACGCCATTGGCAACTGGTACAGCCTTAATCTGACCACGGGAGCCGGACTGGATTTAATCTACAGCATCAAGCCGGACATCATCATTCATTGCGCGGCCATCGGTAATGTTGATTACGCCCAAAAGAACCACCATGAGGCGATCAACATCAACCTGAGCGCCACCATTGATTTGATAAAATTGTGCGCGGATATTAACTGCAAGCTGGTCAATATCTCCACCAACGCCGTCTTTGACGGACACAAGGCCCCGTATTCGGATGATGATTTGTTATCGCCCATAAACTATTATGGCATCTCGAAGGCCGGGGCGGAGTATGCCGTGAAATACAGCAAGATAGATTGGATCATTATCCGGCCCATCTTGATGTATGGCATCCCCAATCAAGGTCGCCGGGGTAACTGGGTGACCGTATGGCGCGATAAGTTCCGCGCCGGACAAACCTGCCAGGTGGTCAATGATATCATCACCCAGCCGTTATATAACGCGGACTGCGCCAAAGTGGTTTGGGAAGCGATCCGCCAACAGGCTTATGGCGAGATTTTCAACGTCGCCGGGAAGGATATTATTCCCACCGTTGATTTCGCCTATGCGGTCGCGGATGCCGTAAAGGCGCCGCGGTCCCTCATCCAACCAGTCCCCTCCTCTTTTTTCCCCTCCATCGCTCCGCGTCCGGCGAACACCACCTATAATCTAAACAAAATCAACACCCGGCTGGGCATTTACACCGTGGGCGTCAGGGAAGGTGTCGGCATCGTGCTGGGCGAAAAACCGATTTAA